In Cicer arietinum cultivar CDC Frontier isolate Library 1 chromosome 7, Cicar.CDCFrontier_v2.0, whole genome shotgun sequence, a single window of DNA contains:
- the LOC101509670 gene encoding inorganic pyrophosphatase TTM2-like isoform X4, translating to MSWICVYLAGNSIPSMAQDTFEADSHQRNLGLLKDKVRLVKRKDCERYEVAPIQDQLSFENGFFIVFHACQLLAQKNDGMILVGVGGPSGAGKTVFAEKIVNSMPDIAVISLDNYNDTSRIVDGNFDDPRLIDYETLLRNVHDLKAGLAVQVPVYDFKSSSRTGYRTVEVPSSRIVIIEGIYALSERLRPLLNLRVSVTGGIHLDLIKRVIRDIQRAGQEPEEIIHQISETVYPMYKAYIEPDLLTAHIKICNKFNPFFGFQSPTYILKSFRNVTVDQIKAVLSQDLEETTEQTYDIYLLPPGEDPESCQSYLRMRNKDGKYNLMFEEWVTDDPFVISPRITFAVSVRLLGGLMALGYTIATILKRSSHVLSDDRVCVKLDWLEQLDRHYVQVQGRDRLVVKHMAQQMGLEGSYVPRTYIEQIQHEKLVMAMPDDLRTKLNLNVDLVSSPKEVFFRTSSDGVPMRHKRIRSDISHSCTKQKDENQAEVTGFVSNNQGLHEENNSDSETKLENSISGIVRGQRQIMHQLDNLNNLFCVTLEEKPYQSRTDSKSIASSSSDSSGSHMMVAVAIGCLGIFLMKSLFTRD from the exons ATGTCATGGATCTGT GTTTATTTAGCAGGAAACAGCATTCCTTCAATGGCACAAGATACCTTTGAAGCTGATTCACATCAAAGAAATCTTGGTCTCCTAAAAGATAAAGTTCGCTTGGTTAAAAGGAAAGACTGTGAACGCTATGAGGTTGCTCCAATCCAAGACCAACTATCATTTGAGAATggtttttttatagtatttcaTGCATGCCAACTGTTGGCCCAGAAAAATGATGGAATGATATTGGTTGGGGTTGGAGGTCCTTCAGGGGCTGGAAAGACAGTGTTTGCTGAAAAGATAGTCAACTCTATGCCTGATATTGCAGTCATTTCATTGGACAATTACAATGATACTAGTCGAATTGTTGATGGAAACTTTGATG ATCCACGCTTAATAGACTACGAAACGTTGCTCCGAAATGTACACGATTTAAAGGCAGGATTGGCAGTGCAAGTTCCTGTATATGATTTCAAATCCAGTTCACGTACAGGATACAG GACGGTTGAAGTCCCGAGTTCTCGCATTGTGATCATAGAGGGCATTTATGCTTTGAGTGAGAGATTGCGACCTCTACTCAACCTTCGAGTATCTGTAACAGGCGGTATTCATCTCGATCTTATTAAACGAGTTATACGTGATATACAACGTGCTGGTCAAGAACCTGAAGAAATTATTCATCAAATTTCTGAGACA GTATATCCAATGTACAAAGCTTATATTGAGCCAGATCTCCTAACAGCACACATAAAAATATGCAACAAGTTTAATCCATTTTTTGGATTCCAAAGCCCTACTTACATATTAAAG TCATTCAGGAATGTAACAGTTGATCAAATTAAAGCCGTTCTCTCCCAAGATTTAGAGGAAACAACTGAGCAGACTTATGACATATATCTTCTACCACCTGGTGAAGATCCAGAGAGCTGTCAATCATATTTACGGATGAGAAATAAGGATGGGAAATACAATCTCATGTTTGAG GAATGGGTGACTGATGATCCATTTGTAATATCACCAAGAATTACTTTTGCGGTCAGTGTGCGTCTTCTTGGTGGATTAATGGCCCTTGGATACACAATAGCAACTATCCTTAAAAGAAGCAGCCATGTCTTATCTGATGATAGGGTTTGTGTTAAACTAGATTGGCTTGAGCAACTAGATCGACATTATGTTCAG GTACAAGGAAGAGATCGATTAGTTGTAAAGCACATGGCACAACAAATGGGTTTGGAAGGGTCGTACGTTCCTCGTACCTACATTGAGCAAATTCAACATGAAAAGCTTGTAATG GCCATGCCAGATGATTTAAGGACAAAGCTCAATCTTAATGTTGATTTGGTGTCAAGCCCCAAAGAAGTGTTTTTTAGAACTTCTAGTGATGGGGTTCCCATGAGACATAAGCGTATAAGAAG TGATATATCACATTCATGtacaaaacaaaaagatgaaaatCAAGCCGAAGTAACTGGATTCGTTTCAAACAATCAAGGACTCCAtgaagaaaataattcagattcTGAAACCAAACTGGAAAATTCG ATATCAGGTATTGTACGGGGTCAACGTCAGATCATGCATCAATTGGACAATTTGAATAATCTTTTCTGTGTCACTTTGGAAGAGAAACCTTATCAATCAAGGACCGACTCGAAGAGTatagcttcttcttcttcagatTCCAGTGGAAGTCATATGATGGTGGCAGTGGCTATTGGTTGTTTGGGGATCTTCTTAATGAAGAGTTTGTTTACACGAGATTAA
- the LOC101509670 gene encoding inorganic pyrophosphatase TTM2-like isoform X1, with protein sequence MSWICVYLAGNSIPSMAQDTFEADSHQRNLGLLKDKVRLVKRKDCERYEVAPIQDQLSFENGFFIVFHACQLLAQKNDGMILVGVGGPSGAGKTVFAEKIVNSMPDIAVISLDNYNDTSRIVDGNFDDPRLIDYETLLRNVHDLKAGLAVQVPVYDFKSSSRTGYRTVEVPSSRIVIIEGIYALSERLRPLLNLRVSVTGGIHLDLIKRVIRDIQRAGQEPEEIIHQISETVYPMYKAYIEPDLLTAHIKICNKFNPFFGFQSPTYILKSFRNVTVDQIKAVLSQDLEETTEQTYDIYLLPPGEDPESCQSYLRMRNKDGKYNLMFEEWVTDDPFVISPRITFAVSVRLLGGLMALGYTIATILKRSSHVLSDDRVCVKLDWLEQLDRHYVQVQGRDRLVVKHMAQQMGLEGSYVPRTYIEQIQHEKLVMAMPDDLRTKLNLNVDLVSSPKEVFFRTSSDGVPMRHKRIRSDISHSCTKQKDENQAEVTGFVSNNQGLHEENNSDSETKLENSGAITQLSEQISSLHDRMDEFTNRIDELNSKLTIKKICPSQQNMALQAESYDGSVPTSYFISSLNNGSLTGSIMTNPSFPSQLVKETPLRDEISGIVRGQRQIMHQLDNLNNLFCVTLEEKPYQSRTDSKSIASSSSDSSGSHMMVAVAIGCLGIFLMKSLFTRD encoded by the exons ATGTCATGGATCTGT GTTTATTTAGCAGGAAACAGCATTCCTTCAATGGCACAAGATACCTTTGAAGCTGATTCACATCAAAGAAATCTTGGTCTCCTAAAAGATAAAGTTCGCTTGGTTAAAAGGAAAGACTGTGAACGCTATGAGGTTGCTCCAATCCAAGACCAACTATCATTTGAGAATggtttttttatagtatttcaTGCATGCCAACTGTTGGCCCAGAAAAATGATGGAATGATATTGGTTGGGGTTGGAGGTCCTTCAGGGGCTGGAAAGACAGTGTTTGCTGAAAAGATAGTCAACTCTATGCCTGATATTGCAGTCATTTCATTGGACAATTACAATGATACTAGTCGAATTGTTGATGGAAACTTTGATG ATCCACGCTTAATAGACTACGAAACGTTGCTCCGAAATGTACACGATTTAAAGGCAGGATTGGCAGTGCAAGTTCCTGTATATGATTTCAAATCCAGTTCACGTACAGGATACAG GACGGTTGAAGTCCCGAGTTCTCGCATTGTGATCATAGAGGGCATTTATGCTTTGAGTGAGAGATTGCGACCTCTACTCAACCTTCGAGTATCTGTAACAGGCGGTATTCATCTCGATCTTATTAAACGAGTTATACGTGATATACAACGTGCTGGTCAAGAACCTGAAGAAATTATTCATCAAATTTCTGAGACA GTATATCCAATGTACAAAGCTTATATTGAGCCAGATCTCCTAACAGCACACATAAAAATATGCAACAAGTTTAATCCATTTTTTGGATTCCAAAGCCCTACTTACATATTAAAG TCATTCAGGAATGTAACAGTTGATCAAATTAAAGCCGTTCTCTCCCAAGATTTAGAGGAAACAACTGAGCAGACTTATGACATATATCTTCTACCACCTGGTGAAGATCCAGAGAGCTGTCAATCATATTTACGGATGAGAAATAAGGATGGGAAATACAATCTCATGTTTGAG GAATGGGTGACTGATGATCCATTTGTAATATCACCAAGAATTACTTTTGCGGTCAGTGTGCGTCTTCTTGGTGGATTAATGGCCCTTGGATACACAATAGCAACTATCCTTAAAAGAAGCAGCCATGTCTTATCTGATGATAGGGTTTGTGTTAAACTAGATTGGCTTGAGCAACTAGATCGACATTATGTTCAG GTACAAGGAAGAGATCGATTAGTTGTAAAGCACATGGCACAACAAATGGGTTTGGAAGGGTCGTACGTTCCTCGTACCTACATTGAGCAAATTCAACATGAAAAGCTTGTAATG GCCATGCCAGATGATTTAAGGACAAAGCTCAATCTTAATGTTGATTTGGTGTCAAGCCCCAAAGAAGTGTTTTTTAGAACTTCTAGTGATGGGGTTCCCATGAGACATAAGCGTATAAGAAG TGATATATCACATTCATGtacaaaacaaaaagatgaaaatCAAGCCGAAGTAACTGGATTCGTTTCAAACAATCAAGGACTCCAtgaagaaaataattcagattcTGAAACCAAACTGGAAAATTCG GGTGCCATCACTCAACTTTCCGAACAAATTTCATCCTTACATGATAGAATGGACGAGTTTACGAATCGTATTGATGAGCTGAACTCAAAGTTAACCATCAAGAAAATTTGTCCAAGCCAACAAAATATGGCACTGCAAGCCGAGTCCTATGATGGTTCTGTTCCCACATCTTACTTCATCTCTAGTTTGAATAATGGTTCCCTAACTGGATCTATAATGACAAATCCTTCATTCCCATCACAATTAGTTAAGGAAACACCTTTAAGAGATGAG ATATCAGGTATTGTACGGGGTCAACGTCAGATCATGCATCAATTGGACAATTTGAATAATCTTTTCTGTGTCACTTTGGAAGAGAAACCTTATCAATCAAGGACCGACTCGAAGAGTatagcttcttcttcttcagatTCCAGTGGAAGTCATATGATGGTGGCAGTGGCTATTGGTTGTTTGGGGATCTTCTTAATGAAGAGTTTGTTTACACGAGATTAA
- the LOC101509670 gene encoding inorganic pyrophosphatase TTM2-like isoform X2 produces the protein MAQDTFEADSHQRNLGLLKDKVRLVKRKDCERYEVAPIQDQLSFENGFFIVFHACQLLAQKNDGMILVGVGGPSGAGKTVFAEKIVNSMPDIAVISLDNYNDTSRIVDGNFDDPRLIDYETLLRNVHDLKAGLAVQVPVYDFKSSSRTGYRTVEVPSSRIVIIEGIYALSERLRPLLNLRVSVTGGIHLDLIKRVIRDIQRAGQEPEEIIHQISETVYPMYKAYIEPDLLTAHIKICNKFNPFFGFQSPTYILKSFRNVTVDQIKAVLSQDLEETTEQTYDIYLLPPGEDPESCQSYLRMRNKDGKYNLMFEEWVTDDPFVISPRITFAVSVRLLGGLMALGYTIATILKRSSHVLSDDRVCVKLDWLEQLDRHYVQVQGRDRLVVKHMAQQMGLEGSYVPRTYIEQIQHEKLVMAMPDDLRTKLNLNVDLVSSPKEVFFRTSSDGVPMRHKRIRSDISHSCTKQKDENQAEVTGFVSNNQGLHEENNSDSETKLENSGAITQLSEQISSLHDRMDEFTNRIDELNSKLTIKKICPSQQNMALQAESYDGSVPTSYFISSLNNGSLTGSIMTNPSFPSQLVKETPLRDEISGIVRGQRQIMHQLDNLNNLFCVTLEEKPYQSRTDSKSIASSSSDSSGSHMMVAVAIGCLGIFLMKSLFTRD, from the exons ATGGCACAAGATACCTTTGAAGCTGATTCACATCAAAGAAATCTTGGTCTCCTAAAAGATAAAGTTCGCTTGGTTAAAAGGAAAGACTGTGAACGCTATGAGGTTGCTCCAATCCAAGACCAACTATCATTTGAGAATggtttttttatagtatttcaTGCATGCCAACTGTTGGCCCAGAAAAATGATGGAATGATATTGGTTGGGGTTGGAGGTCCTTCAGGGGCTGGAAAGACAGTGTTTGCTGAAAAGATAGTCAACTCTATGCCTGATATTGCAGTCATTTCATTGGACAATTACAATGATACTAGTCGAATTGTTGATGGAAACTTTGATG ATCCACGCTTAATAGACTACGAAACGTTGCTCCGAAATGTACACGATTTAAAGGCAGGATTGGCAGTGCAAGTTCCTGTATATGATTTCAAATCCAGTTCACGTACAGGATACAG GACGGTTGAAGTCCCGAGTTCTCGCATTGTGATCATAGAGGGCATTTATGCTTTGAGTGAGAGATTGCGACCTCTACTCAACCTTCGAGTATCTGTAACAGGCGGTATTCATCTCGATCTTATTAAACGAGTTATACGTGATATACAACGTGCTGGTCAAGAACCTGAAGAAATTATTCATCAAATTTCTGAGACA GTATATCCAATGTACAAAGCTTATATTGAGCCAGATCTCCTAACAGCACACATAAAAATATGCAACAAGTTTAATCCATTTTTTGGATTCCAAAGCCCTACTTACATATTAAAG TCATTCAGGAATGTAACAGTTGATCAAATTAAAGCCGTTCTCTCCCAAGATTTAGAGGAAACAACTGAGCAGACTTATGACATATATCTTCTACCACCTGGTGAAGATCCAGAGAGCTGTCAATCATATTTACGGATGAGAAATAAGGATGGGAAATACAATCTCATGTTTGAG GAATGGGTGACTGATGATCCATTTGTAATATCACCAAGAATTACTTTTGCGGTCAGTGTGCGTCTTCTTGGTGGATTAATGGCCCTTGGATACACAATAGCAACTATCCTTAAAAGAAGCAGCCATGTCTTATCTGATGATAGGGTTTGTGTTAAACTAGATTGGCTTGAGCAACTAGATCGACATTATGTTCAG GTACAAGGAAGAGATCGATTAGTTGTAAAGCACATGGCACAACAAATGGGTTTGGAAGGGTCGTACGTTCCTCGTACCTACATTGAGCAAATTCAACATGAAAAGCTTGTAATG GCCATGCCAGATGATTTAAGGACAAAGCTCAATCTTAATGTTGATTTGGTGTCAAGCCCCAAAGAAGTGTTTTTTAGAACTTCTAGTGATGGGGTTCCCATGAGACATAAGCGTATAAGAAG TGATATATCACATTCATGtacaaaacaaaaagatgaaaatCAAGCCGAAGTAACTGGATTCGTTTCAAACAATCAAGGACTCCAtgaagaaaataattcagattcTGAAACCAAACTGGAAAATTCG GGTGCCATCACTCAACTTTCCGAACAAATTTCATCCTTACATGATAGAATGGACGAGTTTACGAATCGTATTGATGAGCTGAACTCAAAGTTAACCATCAAGAAAATTTGTCCAAGCCAACAAAATATGGCACTGCAAGCCGAGTCCTATGATGGTTCTGTTCCCACATCTTACTTCATCTCTAGTTTGAATAATGGTTCCCTAACTGGATCTATAATGACAAATCCTTCATTCCCATCACAATTAGTTAAGGAAACACCTTTAAGAGATGAG ATATCAGGTATTGTACGGGGTCAACGTCAGATCATGCATCAATTGGACAATTTGAATAATCTTTTCTGTGTCACTTTGGAAGAGAAACCTTATCAATCAAGGACCGACTCGAAGAGTatagcttcttcttcttcagatTCCAGTGGAAGTCATATGATGGTGGCAGTGGCTATTGGTTGTTTGGGGATCTTCTTAATGAAGAGTTTGTTTACACGAGATTAA
- the LOC101509670 gene encoding inorganic pyrophosphatase TTM2-like isoform X3: MSWICVYLAGNSIPSMAQDTFEADSHQRNLGLLKDKVRLVKRKDCERYEVAPIQDQLSFENGFFIVFHACQLLAQKNDGMILVGVGGPSGAGKTVFAEKIVNSMPDIAVISLDNYNDTSRIVDGNFDDPRLIDYETLLRNVHDLKAGLAVQVPVYDFKSSSRTGYRTVEVPSSRIVIIEGIYALSERLRPLLNLRVSVTGGIHLDLIKRVIRDIQRAGQEPEEIIHQISETVYPMYKAYIEPDLLTAHIKICNKFNPFFGFQSPTYILKSFRNVTVDQIKAVLSQDLEETTEQTYDIYLLPPGEDPESCQSYLRMRNKDGKYNLMFEEWVTDDPFVISPRITFAVSVRLLGGLMALGYTIATILKRSSHVLSDDRVCVKLDWLEQLDRHYVQVQGRDRLVVKHMAQQMGLEGSYVPRTYIEQIQHEKLVMAMPDDLRTKLNLNVDLVSSPKEVFFRTSSDGVPMRHKRIRSDISHSCTKQKDENQAEVTGFVSNNQGLHEENNSDSETKLENSGAITQLSEQISSLHDRMDEFTNRIDELNSKLTIKKICPSQQNMALQAESYDGSVPTSYFISSLNNGSLTGSIMTNPSFPSQLVKETPLRDEVLYGVNVRSCINWTI, encoded by the exons ATGTCATGGATCTGT GTTTATTTAGCAGGAAACAGCATTCCTTCAATGGCACAAGATACCTTTGAAGCTGATTCACATCAAAGAAATCTTGGTCTCCTAAAAGATAAAGTTCGCTTGGTTAAAAGGAAAGACTGTGAACGCTATGAGGTTGCTCCAATCCAAGACCAACTATCATTTGAGAATggtttttttatagtatttcaTGCATGCCAACTGTTGGCCCAGAAAAATGATGGAATGATATTGGTTGGGGTTGGAGGTCCTTCAGGGGCTGGAAAGACAGTGTTTGCTGAAAAGATAGTCAACTCTATGCCTGATATTGCAGTCATTTCATTGGACAATTACAATGATACTAGTCGAATTGTTGATGGAAACTTTGATG ATCCACGCTTAATAGACTACGAAACGTTGCTCCGAAATGTACACGATTTAAAGGCAGGATTGGCAGTGCAAGTTCCTGTATATGATTTCAAATCCAGTTCACGTACAGGATACAG GACGGTTGAAGTCCCGAGTTCTCGCATTGTGATCATAGAGGGCATTTATGCTTTGAGTGAGAGATTGCGACCTCTACTCAACCTTCGAGTATCTGTAACAGGCGGTATTCATCTCGATCTTATTAAACGAGTTATACGTGATATACAACGTGCTGGTCAAGAACCTGAAGAAATTATTCATCAAATTTCTGAGACA GTATATCCAATGTACAAAGCTTATATTGAGCCAGATCTCCTAACAGCACACATAAAAATATGCAACAAGTTTAATCCATTTTTTGGATTCCAAAGCCCTACTTACATATTAAAG TCATTCAGGAATGTAACAGTTGATCAAATTAAAGCCGTTCTCTCCCAAGATTTAGAGGAAACAACTGAGCAGACTTATGACATATATCTTCTACCACCTGGTGAAGATCCAGAGAGCTGTCAATCATATTTACGGATGAGAAATAAGGATGGGAAATACAATCTCATGTTTGAG GAATGGGTGACTGATGATCCATTTGTAATATCACCAAGAATTACTTTTGCGGTCAGTGTGCGTCTTCTTGGTGGATTAATGGCCCTTGGATACACAATAGCAACTATCCTTAAAAGAAGCAGCCATGTCTTATCTGATGATAGGGTTTGTGTTAAACTAGATTGGCTTGAGCAACTAGATCGACATTATGTTCAG GTACAAGGAAGAGATCGATTAGTTGTAAAGCACATGGCACAACAAATGGGTTTGGAAGGGTCGTACGTTCCTCGTACCTACATTGAGCAAATTCAACATGAAAAGCTTGTAATG GCCATGCCAGATGATTTAAGGACAAAGCTCAATCTTAATGTTGATTTGGTGTCAAGCCCCAAAGAAGTGTTTTTTAGAACTTCTAGTGATGGGGTTCCCATGAGACATAAGCGTATAAGAAG TGATATATCACATTCATGtacaaaacaaaaagatgaaaatCAAGCCGAAGTAACTGGATTCGTTTCAAACAATCAAGGACTCCAtgaagaaaataattcagattcTGAAACCAAACTGGAAAATTCG GGTGCCATCACTCAACTTTCCGAACAAATTTCATCCTTACATGATAGAATGGACGAGTTTACGAATCGTATTGATGAGCTGAACTCAAAGTTAACCATCAAGAAAATTTGTCCAAGCCAACAAAATATGGCACTGCAAGCCGAGTCCTATGATGGTTCTGTTCCCACATCTTACTTCATCTCTAGTTTGAATAATGGTTCCCTAACTGGATCTATAATGACAAATCCTTCATTCCCATCACAATTAGTTAAGGAAACACCTTTAAGAGATGAG GTATTGTACGGGGTCAACGTCAGATCATGCATCAATTGGACAATTTGA
- the LOC101509670 gene encoding inorganic pyrophosphatase TTM2-like isoform X5, giving the protein MSWICVYLAGNSIPSMAQDTFEADSHQRNLGLLKDKVRLVKRKDCERYEVAPIQDQLSFENGFFIVFHACQLLAQKNDGMILVGVGGPSGAGKTVFAEKIVNSMPDIAVISLDNYNDTSRIVDGNFDDPRLIDYETLLRNVHDLKAGLAVQVPVYDFKSSSRTGYRTVEVPSSRIVIIEGIYALSERLRPLLNLRVSVTGGIHLDLIKRVIRDIQRAGQEPEEIIHQISETVYPMYKAYIEPDLLTAHIKICNKFNPFFGFQSPTYILKSFRNVTVDQIKAVLSQDLEETTEQTYDIYLLPPGEDPESCQSYLRMRNKDGKYNLMFEEWVTDDPFVISPRITFAVSVRLLGGLMALGYTIATILKRSSHVLSDDRVCVKLDWLEQLDRHYVQVQGRDRLVVKHMAQQMGLEGSYVPRTYIEQIQHEKLVMAMPDDLRTKLNLNVDLVSSPKEVFFRTSSDGVPMRHKRIRSDISHSCTKQKDENQAEVTGFVSNNQGLHEENNSDSETKLENSYLAGCHHSTFRTNFILT; this is encoded by the exons ATGTCATGGATCTGT GTTTATTTAGCAGGAAACAGCATTCCTTCAATGGCACAAGATACCTTTGAAGCTGATTCACATCAAAGAAATCTTGGTCTCCTAAAAGATAAAGTTCGCTTGGTTAAAAGGAAAGACTGTGAACGCTATGAGGTTGCTCCAATCCAAGACCAACTATCATTTGAGAATggtttttttatagtatttcaTGCATGCCAACTGTTGGCCCAGAAAAATGATGGAATGATATTGGTTGGGGTTGGAGGTCCTTCAGGGGCTGGAAAGACAGTGTTTGCTGAAAAGATAGTCAACTCTATGCCTGATATTGCAGTCATTTCATTGGACAATTACAATGATACTAGTCGAATTGTTGATGGAAACTTTGATG ATCCACGCTTAATAGACTACGAAACGTTGCTCCGAAATGTACACGATTTAAAGGCAGGATTGGCAGTGCAAGTTCCTGTATATGATTTCAAATCCAGTTCACGTACAGGATACAG GACGGTTGAAGTCCCGAGTTCTCGCATTGTGATCATAGAGGGCATTTATGCTTTGAGTGAGAGATTGCGACCTCTACTCAACCTTCGAGTATCTGTAACAGGCGGTATTCATCTCGATCTTATTAAACGAGTTATACGTGATATACAACGTGCTGGTCAAGAACCTGAAGAAATTATTCATCAAATTTCTGAGACA GTATATCCAATGTACAAAGCTTATATTGAGCCAGATCTCCTAACAGCACACATAAAAATATGCAACAAGTTTAATCCATTTTTTGGATTCCAAAGCCCTACTTACATATTAAAG TCATTCAGGAATGTAACAGTTGATCAAATTAAAGCCGTTCTCTCCCAAGATTTAGAGGAAACAACTGAGCAGACTTATGACATATATCTTCTACCACCTGGTGAAGATCCAGAGAGCTGTCAATCATATTTACGGATGAGAAATAAGGATGGGAAATACAATCTCATGTTTGAG GAATGGGTGACTGATGATCCATTTGTAATATCACCAAGAATTACTTTTGCGGTCAGTGTGCGTCTTCTTGGTGGATTAATGGCCCTTGGATACACAATAGCAACTATCCTTAAAAGAAGCAGCCATGTCTTATCTGATGATAGGGTTTGTGTTAAACTAGATTGGCTTGAGCAACTAGATCGACATTATGTTCAG GTACAAGGAAGAGATCGATTAGTTGTAAAGCACATGGCACAACAAATGGGTTTGGAAGGGTCGTACGTTCCTCGTACCTACATTGAGCAAATTCAACATGAAAAGCTTGTAATG GCCATGCCAGATGATTTAAGGACAAAGCTCAATCTTAATGTTGATTTGGTGTCAAGCCCCAAAGAAGTGTTTTTTAGAACTTCTAGTGATGGGGTTCCCATGAGACATAAGCGTATAAGAAG TGATATATCACATTCATGtacaaaacaaaaagatgaaaatCAAGCCGAAGTAACTGGATTCGTTTCAAACAATCAAGGACTCCAtgaagaaaataattcagattcTGAAACCAAACTGGAAAATTCG tacTTGGCAGGGTGCCATCACTCAACTTTCCGAACAAATTTCATCCTTACATGA
- the LOC101509670 gene encoding inorganic pyrophosphatase TTM2-like isoform X6 yields the protein MSWICVYLAGNSIPSMAQDTFEADSHQRNLGLLKDKVRLVKRKDCERYEVAPIQDQLSFENGFFIVFHACQLLAQKNDGMILVGVGGPSGAGKTVFAEKIVNSMPDIAVISLDNYNDTSRIVDGNFDDPRLIDYETLLRNVHDLKAGLAVQVPVYDFKSSSRTGYRTVEVPSSRIVIIEGIYALSERLRPLLNLRVSVTGGIHLDLIKRVIRDIQRAGQEPEEIIHQISETVYPMYKAYIEPDLLTAHIKICNKFNPFFGFQSPTYILKSFRNVTVDQIKAVLSQDLEETTEQTYDIYLLPPGEDPESCQSYLRMRNKDGKYNLMFEEWVTDDPFVISPRITFAVSVRLLGGLMALGYTIATILKRSSHVLSDDRVCVKLDWLEQLDRHYVQVQGRDRLVVKHMAQQMGLEGSYVPRTYIEQIQHEKLVMAMPDDLRTKLNLNVDLVSSPKEVFFRTSSDGVPMRHKRIRRSCLTCVPKLETRRV from the exons ATGTCATGGATCTGT GTTTATTTAGCAGGAAACAGCATTCCTTCAATGGCACAAGATACCTTTGAAGCTGATTCACATCAAAGAAATCTTGGTCTCCTAAAAGATAAAGTTCGCTTGGTTAAAAGGAAAGACTGTGAACGCTATGAGGTTGCTCCAATCCAAGACCAACTATCATTTGAGAATggtttttttatagtatttcaTGCATGCCAACTGTTGGCCCAGAAAAATGATGGAATGATATTGGTTGGGGTTGGAGGTCCTTCAGGGGCTGGAAAGACAGTGTTTGCTGAAAAGATAGTCAACTCTATGCCTGATATTGCAGTCATTTCATTGGACAATTACAATGATACTAGTCGAATTGTTGATGGAAACTTTGATG ATCCACGCTTAATAGACTACGAAACGTTGCTCCGAAATGTACACGATTTAAAGGCAGGATTGGCAGTGCAAGTTCCTGTATATGATTTCAAATCCAGTTCACGTACAGGATACAG GACGGTTGAAGTCCCGAGTTCTCGCATTGTGATCATAGAGGGCATTTATGCTTTGAGTGAGAGATTGCGACCTCTACTCAACCTTCGAGTATCTGTAACAGGCGGTATTCATCTCGATCTTATTAAACGAGTTATACGTGATATACAACGTGCTGGTCAAGAACCTGAAGAAATTATTCATCAAATTTCTGAGACA GTATATCCAATGTACAAAGCTTATATTGAGCCAGATCTCCTAACAGCACACATAAAAATATGCAACAAGTTTAATCCATTTTTTGGATTCCAAAGCCCTACTTACATATTAAAG TCATTCAGGAATGTAACAGTTGATCAAATTAAAGCCGTTCTCTCCCAAGATTTAGAGGAAACAACTGAGCAGACTTATGACATATATCTTCTACCACCTGGTGAAGATCCAGAGAGCTGTCAATCATATTTACGGATGAGAAATAAGGATGGGAAATACAATCTCATGTTTGAG GAATGGGTGACTGATGATCCATTTGTAATATCACCAAGAATTACTTTTGCGGTCAGTGTGCGTCTTCTTGGTGGATTAATGGCCCTTGGATACACAATAGCAACTATCCTTAAAAGAAGCAGCCATGTCTTATCTGATGATAGGGTTTGTGTTAAACTAGATTGGCTTGAGCAACTAGATCGACATTATGTTCAG GTACAAGGAAGAGATCGATTAGTTGTAAAGCACATGGCACAACAAATGGGTTTGGAAGGGTCGTACGTTCCTCGTACCTACATTGAGCAAATTCAACATGAAAAGCTTGTAATG GCCATGCCAGATGATTTAAGGACAAAGCTCAATCTTAATGTTGATTTGGTGTCAAGCCCCAAAGAAGTGTTTTTTAGAACTTCTAGTGATGGGGTTCCCATGAGACATAAGCGTATAAGAAG ATCATGTCTTACCTGTGTACCAAAGCTTGAAACCCGAAGAGTCTAA